In Hydra vulgaris chromosome 06, alternate assembly HydraT2T_AEP, a genomic segment contains:
- the LOC101237619 gene encoding very-long-chain (3R)-3-hydroxyacyl-CoA dehydratase 2: MSTKDQKELSTPVDKVYKRKIYLIIYNSILVVTWTLVLLKTLVYFSEKNSFHGLYSDIKFWLKLSQAAAILEIIHSLIGIVQSSALNTIPQVLSRLFTLFIVVDGILMKHDEGKDTIGFPLLLFAWTITEIVRYSFYTNSLMDIGSTTLQWCRYSFFIVLYPIGVLGEVICVVASLPLAKKGGFYSITLPNSLNFSIDYVYTCYFILFLYIPAFYHLYVHMLTQRKKVLGNKAKSE, encoded by the coding sequence atgtcaacaaaAGATCAAAAAGAATTGTCTACTCCTGTGGATAAGGTCTACAAGagaaaaatttatcttattatttataacagtatATTAGTAGTGACATGGACTTTGGTACTACTGAAAACATTGGTAtactttagtgaaaaaaatagcTTTCATGGTTTATATAGTGACATCAAGTTTTGGTTGAAATTATCTCAAGCAGCAGCAATTTTGGAAATTATTCATTCACTAATTGGAATTGTACAATCTTCTGCTCTTAATACCATACCGCAAGTACTTTCACGTCTTTTTACACTCTTTATTGTTGTTGATGGAATACTGATGAAGCATGATGAAGGAAAAGATACGATTGGGTTTCCTCTGCTTCTTTTTGCATGGACAATAACAGAGATAGTTCGTTACTCTTTTTATACGAACTCTTTGATGGATATTGGAAGTACTACATTACAATGGTGTCGATATTCTTTTTTCATTGTTCTTTACCCAATTGGTGTTCTTGGGGAAGTAATCTGTGTTGTTGCTTCTCTTCCTCTGGCAAAAAAAGGAGGTTTTTATTCCATTACTCTTCCAAATTCATTGAATTTTAGCATCGATTATGTTTATAcctgttattttattttgtttctttatatacCTGCTTTTTATCATTTGTATGTGCATATGTTAACTCAACGAAAGAAGGTACTCGGTAATAAAGCTAAAAGCGAATAG